A genomic segment from Cyanobacteriota bacterium encodes:
- a CDS encoding GtrA family protein, producing MQVAKQFSKFVVVGVLSTIVNYSCFWILLDYLHLNYLLASGSGFMIGVFAGYGLNKSWTFGQKHEVDNQVTKYYSVYLVSLILGLLLLKALTYFWGLEPKIANIIVIGFTTLTNFAGIKCLVFKK from the coding sequence TTGCAAGTCGCTAAACAATTTAGCAAGTTTGTTGTGGTTGGGGTTCTTTCTACCATCGTTAATTACTCTTGTTTTTGGATTTTGCTTGACTACCTGCACTTGAATTATTTGCTTGCATCTGGCTCAGGCTTTATGATTGGTGTCTTTGCTGGCTATGGTCTAAATAAGTCTTGGACTTTTGGACAAAAGCACGAAGTTGATAATCAAGTGACTAAATACTACAGCGTTTATCTTGTCTCTTTGATTTTGGGTTTGTTATTACTTAAAGCACTGACATATTTCTGGGGACTTGAGCCAAAGATCGCTAATATTATAGTGATTGGTTTTACTACTCTGACTAATTTCGCGGGAATAAAGTGCTTAGTCTTTAAAAAATAG
- a CDS encoding HAD family hydrolase → MVIIFPDVDLTEVKAVLLDLDNCLYPYDICHARALEDCIQKLSQEFPQISEAKLKEEYEKSRKACHRRLDGTASSHSRLLYCKGLLENITGKTQAALSLELEELYWSSYMGQMQLDTKALAFLKECKNKSIPISLVTDLTEQIQLRKIIRLGIADYIDFVVSSEEAGVEKPAAKIFELALSKLGKKASEVIMIGDNLEKDIKGAEALGIKAYPVTCLESK, encoded by the coding sequence ATGGTAATTATTTTTCCTGATGTCGATCTAACTGAAGTCAAAGCTGTTTTGCTTGACTTGGACAATTGTTTGTACCCATATGATATTTGTCATGCTCGCGCTCTTGAAGATTGTATCCAAAAACTCAGCCAAGAATTCCCTCAAATCTCAGAGGCTAAACTAAAAGAAGAATACGAGAAATCCCGCAAAGCTTGTCACAGACGACTTGATGGCACAGCCTCTTCTCACTCGCGCCTGCTTTATTGCAAGGGTTTACTTGAAAACATCACCGGCAAAACCCAAGCAGCTTTGAGCCTTGAGCTTGAAGAACTTTATTGGTCTAGTTACATGGGGCAAATGCAACTCGATACTAAAGCATTAGCCTTCCTCAAAGAATGTAAAAACAAATCTATTCCAATCTCACTAGTCACCGATCTTACTGAACAAATTCAACTCCGCAAAATCATCAGACTTGGTATCGCTGACTATATTGATTTTGTTGTTAGTTCAGAAGAAGCAGGGGTGGAGAAACCTGCAGCTAAGATCTTTGAGCTTGCCTTGTCCAAGCTAGGTAAAAAAGCTAGTGAAGTGATTATGATTGGTGATAATTTAGAAAAAGATATCAAAGGTGCTGAGGCTCTTGGGATTAAAGCCTATCCTGTCACTTGCTTGGAATCCAAGTAA